Genomic DNA from Pirellulales bacterium:
TGACGAGGAGCTCGGCGCCGGCGCTTGCACTGCGAGCCATGCACGATAGGCAGCCGCCGTCGCGGCAGGGGCCGGCGCCGGTACCGTCAGCGGCGACCGCTCGGCATAGACCCTCAAGGCCTCGGCGGCTTGCGCGGCCGTCTGATAACGCGCGGCCGGATCAGGCGCGAGGAAATACGACAGAAGTTTTTGCACCTGCGAAGGCAACCTCTCTGCCGCGCCCGCCCAGGGCGTCGCGGCACCCTTGCGCAGCACGAGTACGGCGGTCACTTCGTGGGCCGTGGGCGATTGCTGCGGCGCGGTGAGCAATTGCAGCAGCAACCAGCCCAGTGCGTAGACGTCGCAGCGAGCGTCAGGCTCGCTGCTCGCCACGAGCAGCTCGGGCGCCACGCACAGCGCCGTGGCCGCTTGCTCTGGCGAGCTGCTGCCGGCCTGCTCGCCGAGGGCCCGCGCAGTGGCGATCGCGCGCTCGTCGCAGACCGACGATTGCGGAGCGAGCGGATCGCCCACGAGCGGCCAGGAGAGCAGTTGCACATTTCCATTGGCGTGCCGCAGCACATTGCCGCCGTGTACGGCCCCGTGGATCTCGCCTGCGGCGTGCAAAGCCACCAGGCCCAAGGCGATTTCGCGCACTACCCGGCAGGCCTCGCCGATCGGCTGAGGTCCGGCCTTGGCCATCCAGACAGCGAGCGGGGCCGCTTCGAGGGCCTCGGCGACGAGGAACTTGTATTGCGCCAAATCGACGAGTGTCCAAGCCTGGCTCAAGCGCGGCTCGTTGCGTTGGGCAGCGTACGCGGCCCGCGCGGCGGCGCGCTCCAGGGTCTCCGCGTCGCTCGACCGTTCGCCGGTCAAGAATCGCAGCAGGACCACGTGCTGCGTCGGCAGATGACGCGCGCGAAAGATCTGTGCCAGGGGCCCAGAAGAGTGACGGTGAAAAACCAGATAGGGCCCGTAATGAAACGGACCGGGATGACCGGCCGCGAGCACCGTGGCCTGGTATCCGCTGATCACGCGCCGTTCGACCAGGTATTTCGCCAGATCTTTGGACGTGGCCGCGGCACCGCGCTGCGTGCGGAACTCGCGGTCGAGTTCGCCGCGACGCTCGGGCGAAATCAGCCCCGCGTCGACGGACAAACGCCAGAAGTCGTCGACCGTTTGCGACATGGCCTCACCGCGAACGCCGCCTCGAGTCGCTGGCAGACCGTAGGCAAGCGACGCGCCCCGAGCAGAAGAGAGTTCCTGTTCCGTTACTTCTGAATCTACCGCGCCCCGGGGTCGCAGGGCAAAATTGCGCGGGCCGGGGTACCTTGGACCGCGCGAAAACGGTCGATTCGTCCGGTCCCCGACGGGCCGGGTGGGATATGATTGGTTAGCCGCACCACCTGAACGTGCGGCCGTCCAGGAAGGAGCAACCTTGTCGATGAAGGCCTTCGACGCCACGCGCCTGTATTTCAATCGTGCCGCCGATCACCTGCAGCTTTCCGAGAACATGCGGCTGTTGCTGCTGACTCCCAAACGGGAGGTCACCGTACAGATCGCCGTCGAAATGGATAACGGCGACCTGAACACCTACATCGGCTACCGGGTGCAACACGACAATTCCCGGGGCCCGATGAAGGGTGGCCTGCGCTTTCATCCGCAAGTCGACCTCGACGAGGTGCGTTCGCTGGCGGCGCTCATGACCTGGAAGACCGCCGTGGTCAACCTGCCCTACGGTGGGGCCAAAGGCGGCATCGCGCTCGATCCGGCAAAACTGTCCCGCCGCGAGCTGGAGCTCGTGACGCGCAAATTCGTCGACGAACTGCACGACATGTTCGGGCCCGATACCGACATCCCGGCGCCCGACATGGGGACCAACGCCGAGGTCATGGCTTGGATCATGAACCAGTACATGAAGTATCACGGCTTCAGCCCGGCCAGCGTGACCGGCAAGCCGGTCGAGATGTACGGTCTGCCCGGGCGCGAGGAGGCGACCGGGCGCGGCATCGGCATTGTGACGATGAAATTGCTCGGGCGGCTGGGGCGCAAACCGTCGAACACCCGCATCGCGATTCAAGGATTCGGCAACGTCGGTTCGCACGCCGCGCGGTTTCTCCACGACGCCGATTGCAAGATCGTGGCCGTGGCCGACGTGAGCGGCGCCTATTACCGGTCGCTGGGGCTCGACATCGGCGACGTGGGCCGCTGGGCGCGTGACCACGGTGGTTCGCTCGCGGGCTATCCCGAGGCCGAGCACATCAGCGGTGCCCAGTTGCTCGAACTGGACGTCGATGTGTTGCTGCCGGCGGCGCTGGGCGGCGTGCTGACGGCCGAAAATGCGCCGCGCGTCAAGGCCCCCATCATCGTCGAGGGCGCCAACGAACCGATTCGGCCGGACGCCGATGCGATCTTCGACGAGCGAGGTGTGGTCGTGTTGCCCGACATCCTGGCCAACGCGGGCGGCGTGACGGCCAGCTATTTCGAGTGGGTCCAGAATCGGCAGTACTATCGCTGGGGCATCGATCGCGTGCGCCAGGAATTGGACCGGGCCATGTCGACGGCCTTCGAAGAGGTCTGGAGCCTGGCGGCGCAGCGGAAAGTGAGCCTCCGCACGGCTGCCTATATCCAGGGCATCGAGCGCGTCGGACGGGCCACGGTGCTCGGAGGCATCAAATGAATACCGGCGGCCCGACACGCGAGACCCTGCTCAAGATCCCCGTGCTGGCCGGCCTGAACGAGACCGAGCGCCGGCAATTGGCTCACGCGGCCCGGTTGCTGGAGTTTCTGCCCGGCCAGGAGATCATGGCCGAAGGGGCTGATACCCGCGAGTTGTGGATTCTGCTGTCGGGCCGGTGCCAGGTGCTGAAGCGTCGCCGCGCCGGGATCACGCTGCCGCGACCGGTCGTGCTGGCGACCCTGGAACCGTACCAGCATTTTGGCGAGATGAGCTTTTTTCATGCCGCGCCGCACTCGGCCGCGATCGTGGCCGAGACCGCGGTGCAGTTGCTCTGCCTGGACCGCTCGGAATTCGACGAGCTGATCTCGGACGGGGCGTGCGCGCCGTACAAACTGGCCTTCAACGCGATGTCGACGCTCGCCGACCGGCTGCGGCGCATGGACGATTGGATCACCGAGTTGATCGACCGCGACGGCACACCCAAGCAGGTCGCCGAATGGGAAGAGCTGCGCCGCAGGATGTTCGCGTCCGGTTTGCGTACCGGCGAGTGAACCCCAACAAAAACCGGCAGGCCAGGTTGTCCTGGCCCGCCGGCGGTTTGCCACCCGAAAGTACTCGCCGCGTTCTCTGTCCGCTTAGTACCGCACGATGTAGTGCAGGTACACGCGGTGGTTGAGGATGTCTTCCCGCTCGGTGAGGGCGGTTTCGACACCGCTACCAATTTCTTGGAACGGGGTCGGCTTCCACTTCGCACCGATCAAGCCGGTCAGGATGTTGTTGCCCGCGACGTCGTTCGAACCGAAGTTGATCAGGTCGAGGCCTTCGAAGTTGAACGGCACGGCGTTGCCGCTGCGCATCCAGTTGAACCAGTTCAACTCGGTCATCAGGTACAGCCCGGTGCCGGCTTGCGAGCCGGTAATCAGGCGGGTCGCGAGGCTGTTCGACCAGTAGAACATGTCGCTGCCGAGATCGTCGTCGAGCGGATAACGCACGCCGGCGCCCGAAAGCAGGAAGAAGTTCTCGCCGAACCGCTGGCCGCCACTCAGGAAGAAGTGGAACTCGCCGTCGCCTTCACCCTGGAACACTTCCGATTGGCCGGTGACGACCTCGTAGGTCAAGCCGGCGCTGAGCAAAGTCTGGGTGTCGGCGTTCTTGTAGACGTTGTACTTCAACCCCAGCGCCGTGTCGGCGAAGCCGTCGCGATCACCAACGCCTTGCGAGTGGATGTTGATCCAGCTGTCTTTCGGCGCGATGATCGACAACCGCTCGGTCAGTGCCAAGCGGAACTGCAACGCGTAATACTGCGCGTCGCCGCCCTGCAGCACGGCATTGTTCTCGGGGAATACGTGCTCCGCGAAGATCGGCTTCAATTCGGTCAGAGTCCGCGGATCTTCGAAGAACAGCGGATTCGAGATCGGGCTGACGAAGTCGATGAAGTCGCGATCCGACGGGCCGATCAGGCCGAACAGACGGCTTTCGCCGTAGGGCCACAGGCAGCATTCGTCACAGCAGCCACCGCAGCAACCGTCGCTGCAACCGCCGCAGCAGCCACCGTTGCAGGTGCCGCATTGTCCGCAGGCCGAGCAGGTACCGCAGGCGGCAGAGTTCCCGCAGGCGGTACAGCCCGTAACGCCGCAAGAACCGCAATTTCCAGCACATGCAACCGGGGCGCAGCAGCCGGCTTGCTGAGCCCAGGCGGAACCGGCCATTCCGCTGCTAAACAGGCCGACTACCGCGCTCAACACCAACCAAG
This window encodes:
- a CDS encoding cyclic nucleotide-binding domain-containing protein, whose protein sequence is MNTGGPTRETLLKIPVLAGLNETERRQLAHAARLLEFLPGQEIMAEGADTRELWILLSGRCQVLKRRRAGITLPRPVVLATLEPYQHFGEMSFFHAAPHSAAIVAETAVQLLCLDRSEFDELISDGACAPYKLAFNAMSTLADRLRRMDDWITELIDRDGTPKQVAEWEELRRRMFASGLRTGE
- a CDS encoding glutamate dehydrogenase, translated to MKAFDATRLYFNRAADHLQLSENMRLLLLTPKREVTVQIAVEMDNGDLNTYIGYRVQHDNSRGPMKGGLRFHPQVDLDEVRSLAALMTWKTAVVNLPYGGAKGGIALDPAKLSRRELELVTRKFVDELHDMFGPDTDIPAPDMGTNAEVMAWIMNQYMKYHGFSPASVTGKPVEMYGLPGREEATGRGIGIVTMKLLGRLGRKPSNTRIAIQGFGNVGSHAARFLHDADCKIVAVADVSGAYYRSLGLDIGDVGRWARDHGGSLAGYPEAEHISGAQLLELDVDVLLPAALGGVLTAENAPRVKAPIIVEGANEPIRPDADAIFDERGVVVLPDILANAGGVTASYFEWVQNRQYYRWGIDRVRQELDRAMSTAFEEVWSLAAQRKVSLRTAAYIQGIERVGRATVLGGIK